AAAATGCCACCAATATTGATTGAAGGTTTTATTTTAAAAAAAATTAACTTTAGAGAAACGAGTGTAATACTGACTTTATTTACAAAAGAATTTGGGAAAATTAAAGGAGTTTTAAAAGGTGTCAGAAAAGAAAAAAGCAAAATTCCTCCTTTAACTTTTACTGAAGGCGCATATATTTCAACATTTCTTTATAAAAAGAGATCAGAGTTAAACCTTTTAAGTTCTCCAAATTTAATCAATTTTTTTTATTTTGAGGATAAAAAATCCTCTAAAATATACTACTATATTTTAAAACTTATAGACCTTTTTACTCCAGAGTTACAGAAAGATGAGAATATTTTTTATCTTTTGAAAGAAACAATAGAAAATTTAAAACAGAATAAAAAAAAACATTTAATTTTT
The sequence above is a segment of the bacterium genome. Coding sequences within it:
- the recO gene encoding DNA repair protein RecO; amino-acid sequence: MPPILIEGFILKKINFRETSVILTLFTKEFGKIKGVLKGVRKEKSKIPPLTFTEGAYISTFLYKKRSELNLLSSPNLINFFYFEDKKSSKIYYYILKLIDLFTPELQKDENIFYLLKETIENLKQNKKKHLIFLTFKIKFIEFLGYGIKIDNCCICEKESRRYFFSPRKGGVLCYNCRKEDQNCVKISIRLISIIRFIKRNDFKNVGILNVKRNDAERINFLCNLVLYYHSNLNFIWWRN